One genomic region from Argentina anserina chromosome 2, drPotAnse1.1, whole genome shotgun sequence encodes:
- the LOC126784537 gene encoding pectinesterase inhibitor 6-like: protein MAYANIFPAFFFAFLIIPTSLAAGNADRSYVEDACSVTRYRDLCIHSLASFSSIAKKSPSRWARAGVSVTLGETKNVAGYLVTLKKQKNGMKGKSGAALSDCIECFGNAIDELHKSLGVLRKLSRTTFVTQMGNLNTWLSAALTDGNTCLDGFEEDQRGKQIKSLQSRVLRATRFTSNALALANKLAATGLESFPDP from the coding sequence ATGGCATACGCTAATATCTTTCCGGCATTCTTTTTTGCATTTCTGATCATTCCAACTTCCTTGGCAGCAGGAAATGCGGATCGTAGCTATGTCGAAGACGCCTGCAGCGTGACAAGGTACCGTGACCTATGCATCCACTCGCTAGCATCGTTTTCGAGCATAGCAAAGAAGAGCCCCAGCCGGTGGGCTAGAGCTGGGGTTTCGGTGACATTGGGAGAGACCAAAAACGTTGCTGGGTACTTGGTCACACTCAAGAAGCAAAAGAACGGCATGAAGGGAAAGAGTGGAGCTGCTCTATCCGATTGCATCGAGTGTTTCGGCAATGCAATCGATGAGCTTCACAAATCGCTTGGTGTACTAAGAAAGCTGAGCAGAACTACATTCGTCACGCAAATGGGGAACCTTAACACATGGCTGAGCGCCGCTCTTACTGACGGAAATACATGCCTGGACGGTTTTGAGGAGGATCAGAGaggaaaacaaatcaaatcgCTTCAGAGTCGGGTTTTGAGAGCAACTCGTTTCACCAGTAACGCGCTGGCTCTTGCTAACAAACTTGCTGCCACTGGCTTGGAAAGCTTCCCTGATCCATAG